In Dermacentor silvarum isolate Dsil-2018 chromosome 10, BIME_Dsil_1.4, whole genome shotgun sequence, the genomic stretch TACGTATAAGTATTTCGACATCCAAACTGCGTATTTTTGCAGAAATTCGTTTGTTATGAGGTCGGGGCCACATGGTTTCTTTACGTCCATATTTTGCAATAGTCGAAAAATTCCTTCTTGGTCGATGTCTATTTCAGGCATTGGATTGGCGAACTGATAACGTGGAGAGGGGCCGTTAAGCGTAGTTCTGTTAAATACAGATTGAAAAAATTCATTAAATTTGCTTGCTATGACGTCTGGCTGACCAACGGTTTCGTTCAAAACAGTAATCTGTGATACGGTGTGCCGCTCCCTCGACAGGTAGCGCCAGAATTTTTGTGTTTTACATGTGATGTAAGAAGGCAGAGGAAGAGTGAAAAAACGTTCCTTGGCCGTTTGGATCTTATCTTGTAGCAAGAGTACGAGATTTCGGAGGTCATGTGTGGTTTTCTTTCTGCACTTCCTTTTAATTTTCCGTTTTAAATGTATTATTTCGCGCAATACCCAAGGATGTTCTCTGTTAACCCGGTTCTTTCTCGAGGGAATGTAGTTATCTTCACAAAATTGTACAGTATGCTTAAAACGTAACCATAATTAATTTACGTCATGAAGTAAAGACTGTAGAAAGCAGGCGTTCAAATATTCTGAGATCGCATTGTCATCTGCTCTTGAGTAATCCTTGATAACAGCAATCGATGGCTTAACGCGTTCACGGTTTCCTAAAATTGGGCAGGAGAATACTATTATTTTATGGTCCGAAATTTCATTTTCAACGTTTAATGTCTTATTTTGAAATAGACTGCTTACGAACATCAAATCAAGTACAGAACATGATGGGCCAGCTATTCTAGTCGGTTCGGAAACTAGCTGGTCTAAATAGAAAGTAAATGACAAACAATAGTGATTCGGCACTTTTCGCGTCAGAACTGTTGTGTGAAAGATTAGTCCAATTGATTTCTGGTAAATTGAAATCACCTGTGATGATAATATTGGAACGTGAGTTAGTGTGCCGTGCAATGTAATCGTGCATAACATCGAGGTATTCGGGGGGTGCATTCGGAGGTCGGTACACACCACCCAGAAATACGCTTTTTCCATTAAATGTGAGTTTACACCATACGCTTTCATGGTCAGGTATGTTGTTTAACACTGTGAATTTTATGTTAGATTTAATTGCGACAGCTacacctaccccccccccccccccccgcgattCTCTGTCTTTCCGTATGAGCCGATAAGAAGATGGAAACACTTCGGAATCCTGGACGCCTTCGTGAAGCCAGGTTTCCGGGATGACTATGACGTGTGGTTGATGAGCTGCAACTATGCTTTCAAGTAAGCTGAACTTATTGACTACGCTGCGCGCATTCAGCGATAACACTCTGATAAATCTAGCACGTTGTTGTCACGTGCTAACACGAGGTGTCGGGCCAGCGTGTGCGGAAGTTATTGGTTTTGATTGACCAATTCTGCGGTCCTCATGTAAACCAGGTAAAAGTTTTGCCATTTATTTTCAGTTTATCGAATGCCAGCGATACCTTCGCCCCTTTCGCCTTGTCACTTACTGCAAAACGCCATAGTTTAGCACGTGTGTCGCGTACTTTCTTCGAGAAATCCTCGCATATTGAAATCTGGGTATTTTTCAGcttgaagcagctcgataatatTTTGCTTTTCTCGGCGAAGTTAAATAACCTGATAATAACGGAGCGTGTCCTTTGGCTTTGCTTTCTACCGATTCTTTGAACTCGTTCTATTGAGTCAATATCTATTCCTAGGTTCTTAAATATATCGTCTCGCGCTTTTGCTTCAAGTGTTTTAACACCTTCATCAGAGCTCTCACTTAGTCCATAAATTACTAGGTTGTTCCTCCTACTTCTATTTTCTAAATCATCGACCTTCGATGCCAGAGATTCGACTTGCGTCATGGTAGAGTTACAAGATTCTTCGCAGTGTACCATCTTTTCTGCGCATTCTTTCCACAGTCCTCTTTCATTCTCAATTACTGTCATTCTTTCCTGCAAATCTGCAACTATTGTCTCCACATGCTTGATATTTGAAGACAGTTGTTTCAGTGttttgttcgtttctttttgttcttttagTATGAGTTTCATTAGTTCCCGCTGCGAACATTCGTCCGAATCAGAGTCAGGGCCTGGATTTTGTTCCACGTCTCCGGATGTTAGTAACATTAAGCGGACAACATTAACACAATCCCGCAAAATAGCAACACAGCATTATGGACTTGGGAGCACCGTCAATGTTACGTCGTTGTCTCTAACTGAAGAGACTAAATGTTTGTCACTAACCTGTGCGATCAGAAAAAAACTTTGATCAGCATCCGTGCTTGTTCGGTGCTTCCAAGTCCACTGATGGGTACGTCGAAAGGGCTGCTGCTTTTATCCCATGATGTCGACGTCACCGTGCTGGTCAGGTGGTCCCAGTGCAGAGCACGTGGTATAGATTCTTGCGACGTGTTTCGTCCGATGAAGCCAGCAGGGCAGACAGCCGGAGGTAACAACAGATGGACCTAATGCAAATATTAACTGTGGACATACACATGAAacggcgcggatcaaatatacaagaatacacttaacactaaaacaaagttcaaaagaaaaacgatgtcatacgcgtggccggacagcagcagcaagtccataaaccgtgaagtcggcgcgcaaagctttcccgaagaatgctggcgagccgatcttgttgaggtggatgcgattgctgggctgggtttcccgggagtctagatctgacggcttccagcaggttgagctaacttgaggcgaaataCCGCGAGCTTCGTTgaagacgttggtttgtcgtcgcATGCGTCAACTAGTAGGAGTTCtgacgtggctaggcggcccaggcgatactggacggctcTAGctccccaacggcttctcagcagctcacaggttcagcttctagactaattagcagggcctaaaaactgcgcttaaatagcctctcatttccctagttccctatgtcggggaactgtaggtatgcagagttcacttAATTATtccatgactcctcccaaaagtcttggccgcgccccttttaatcaggggcgagggcACGGTTTATTCCCCCCTCGCTGTCCGAGGTCGCGCCCCCGCACTGctccacacggacgcacacgcacacatttgggtccgttaatcggcgtgtcggtGACTCGAAACAATGCCGCTCCGTCGTCGTTTCCGAGGCGACGAGGGGAAAATGCCTTCCATCGTCGAATGACTCGTGCGCTCTTCGGAGTGTCGTCTAGCCCTTTCctgctactttgcagcatcacttGGAAATGTGGAAGAAGACAcagccaataatagctacacgcctaaagacatcattctacgtggacgacttcgtcataggagcttccactgaagaagaggccctcgaaatctaccgtgctgcataagccatcttagcagatgcaagtgtggagttgagaaagtggtgctccaactccagcgttctttgccgtcaattcctcaaggacaacacttctctcgccagcattggagaagccaaagcaacaacaaagttgcttggcttagtatgggaccgcgacgctgacgatatcgtgcttaccaccaaagccGTTTCCGAGTATATCGCTGTGCACTCAGCCACGAAACACACCACACCAAGCATTTTTTTCTTACAACACCGCCCACTAACAGTAAAGCCAACTAGGAAACATTTCGAGCTTCTTGTCAAGAAGCACCACTTTTAGTTTTCCTTGGCACCAGAAATACATGACTGTTGCATTTTTAATGCATAAAAATTTTATTTCAATAATTGCGATCTCAAATAGCCAATTTTATGAGAAAAGCGATGCATAAAAATAATTTTGACGCATGCTTCACTGTTGAGCTGTTTCATAATGCAGTTATATCATCACATATCACAGTAATGCTTGTCAGCATATCTTTGTTTTAGTATCACAGTATGTCAGTGGCAGCACGTGAGTTAACACGAAACCTACATACAAGCATGATTGAATACCCATGTAGAAAGCTGCGCATGGCACATGAACCACAAGTGAATATATACTGTCATTCCCCGGGATGACTTTCTGATATCACAGTTACTTCTTTACAGTATCACAGTTGCATTACAAAATGCAGTCACCCATACCAATTATATCACAAAACAAACACCAGCCGGAAATGAAACAAACAAAACTACAGATAACTACTGTACAGCGCAACAGTTGTCTGGCTACCCCAGTATCACAGTATCGGCCAAATATCCCACAAACATGACCACATGAGCAGTAGACAAAAAATGAGAACGTCTTTCTAACGCCTTTGTGCACTTTTCTTCATCATTGTTGTATGAATGGAAGCCCATGCGAATTAACACAAAATTCACATACTAGTATGATTGAATACCCATGTAGAAAGCTGGGCATAAAACATAAACCACAAGTGACTATCCCCGGgatgactttttattgcgatagcaattatatggacactcaaaagcagatttctgccgtcgccgtcgccgtcgccgtcgccgtgaggttccgtatgacgtcagttggagaagaaatcgtcgccacgcgccgaacgctgtatgtgcgagtgaaagggcgtgaggggcgcgtctttcacggggagtgaacgcacggcggagaacaaacgcgcgttctgcgccgtgctcgcttaagggctgcagaagaaggcgtctcttttctcctttacaatcaccatatatgtagagcaaacgcgccttcttccgacgcgcgagaggccgtgggggagggcgagggaagggaggcgacgtttagctgcggcacgaagtgcctatttatatcaaaggctccggcaacagtcaccaacgccgcacgcattttgagcgaacgcgggcaaaacgccgatggcgtcgacaacagttctgcgtgttgtcgatgctgctgcatgtccaagtttatacagctgataaagctaatatcattactctgtatagctctctacaagtttgctatcgcaattgatgcttcgcctttcaggcgaaactgcgacaactttttttatatcaCAGTTATTTCTTGACAGTATCACAGTCACATTACAAAATGCAGTCACCCAAAAATTAAATGCACAGAATGCCACATAGACAACTGCACTGCATGCGATTCCTAATCTGTCATTTTAGTGTCTTTTATGGTTTGAGGTTGCATCACAAAATGCTCTAGCCACTGCATGACTCGGCCGTTTACACAATAATGTGTTTGCATGGTCAGGtaatgcaattttttttgtgtgctaCAGCCTGCTACCGTGTTTGCATTTTCTGGCTCAGTGTACAGAGAagcccactgttaaagggaacacttgaGTGCAGGGCGTGTCTGGATTTTCCTCTCTCGCAATAGCAAAATCGCATAGACTTGGAGCAGATAACTTGTAGTTGGTAGCTCTCATTCCTTTTGACACACCTGTGCAGTGCATTGACATTGCTTCCACAGCCACTTGCAGCTAGGATGCCAGACAAGTTAGGGCCCCACATCTGAGTGTTCCCTTTCACAGTGGACTCCACTGTACATAGCACAAGGCCTCATACTGCAGATGTGTCCAAACTATCTAGGAGTGCTTTCTCTGATTGCACATGCAACTTTTCTTATGGTTTATGTATCGAGTTAACTGTGGCAATGGCATTCTGTTGCTGAACATGAGGTCGCAGGTTGATTTCTCGGCTGTGTTCCTACCGAGAAAGGCAATAGCAAGGTGCTTATATACCCAATATTGATGTATAACTGCCCCCTACACCATCCCTAATAACACTTTTGTCACGTTGGAATGTTAAACCTCATATATCAGTCATTTTCGTGGCTTAAAAAGGGAGGCTGCAGTTTGGTTACGCGCAGTGCATTAAAAATTGCATGTGCAACAGAAGCAAAGCATTTCATGTAGAAAGAACATGTGGCAGTATGTACTGCTCAAAAAAATAGGAAGACCTTTCAACTACATCACTGAAATAGGCCTCATCAAATGGCACTGTAATGCAAATATTGTCTTGCTCATTGACAATTACAAACAAATCTGCATGCGGAACTCCTGTGATGACCATTTGCACCTCCACTTGGCAAAAATATGTGGTTGCACGCTTTAGGTTTTGAGTCAAAactttttctttgttcttctcCATATTCTCTTCCAAGAATTTTTTCATGGACTCGGGGCATTTGATTTCCAGTACCCGCTCAGGACAACAGTTGCACTTTACTAGTACATCTGGACTTGCACCCATGTAAGGGCGGCCTTCCATAATGAAAAGTCCACACTGCCTCACAACCAAGTTCTCATGACTGGCTCGCTGGCTTTGGTAGCATTTTCTTGCACTGCCTTCTAGTGTACTTCCACGACACATTGTTGCTGTACGGACATTATTCTGCCTCATCACTTTTTTATCAATGATCTCAGATCATGTGGGCCCATCTTTGTCTTTACACGGGTGCTGTAGGCAATAGAAGCTGTGATCATGCCTACCCTGTGGTGCAGCCAGAGACTACATTTCCCCTGATCTCTTGTTAACCTTTCAATCATTATAATGTCTTCACGACTCTTGCTTTCCTGTAAGTGTTGAAGCAGCATTTCTGGTGTCACTTCACTGCTGATCCCAAGAACACTCCTTAACTCCTTCACAGAACCAATGAGTGTTAAGTCTTTAGGTGCTGGCTCAGAAGTGGAACATCCTGCTTCTACAGCTGGGTTCAACGTGGATTCTGTTTCTGAAATACATTTTCAGAAAAAAGCCTGCAATTAGTATTCACAGTAGCATGGTGAAAACTAGCATGTGCAAGAAATGTGATGAAACAGATAAAACCCACTTCGTCTTGGATGCAAAATACACAGATGTTTGCATAATTAATTGCTGTGGTAGTCATAACGTCTACATTTGACTTGTAGTTGGCAAAAATTGTTTTAAAGGTTTCAAAGCAACACAGCTCTTGTACTTCCTTAGCAGCTAGGAAATGTTTCGCGCTGGCAAAATGCCTTGAAGACGCGTTCGAGCCTATTGAAAAGAGAGGAGCCGCAATGTTTGGAGCGATAAACATTACATTTTGCTACATGTAGCTGCCCATGAAGGATACTGGAACTTGGAACGCACTATCCTTAGAAAACTGCACACGCCCTTGGATATagtattaaaaatataattaaaACATTTGTGCACTTAGCTAAACTCAATGGACTGCCTAAAGGCTCACATAAATACAGCTGGCACATATTAAAATTAAAACTGGTTGATTTGTTATCATGGTTATAGATAACATGTGGTTCTGATTAAAATAATTATGTTGCAACGAAAGCAACGAAACACAGCGTACTGCCTATGCAACATGTTGCAGTACAGCTCATTAGGCATGTAATCAACTACATTGCAAATACTCAAGCTTAGGCAAGACATGCTAAATTACATTTTATACAGTATTGGGACATGTTTTCCCGCTGCATTACTGCTCTCAGATAAGGAGATTAGGCGCCGCTGCTGGCCAGTCCTTTATGACACTCAGGTTCAAACAGCCAAACCAAATTTGAATGCATACCTAATTGAGTATCTCTTTCTAAGTGCATTTTTGCTGCAGACTGATGGCTCACATTCTGCAGAAGTCTTTCAAGTATGTTGCCTTCCAGCTGGGGGGGTCTTTTTGATTTTTGCCTGGAAAAAGTAGCAACGAGAGGCAGCAATGTTATGTTCTAGATAGGAACTTAGTCGTAAACACTGCACCACTCGTTACTGTTGGGCTGTTAGCATTAGGGTTTGTGCATTCATTTTCCCACCTCTCGGACTTGATAAGCAAGCA encodes the following:
- the LOC119466186 gene encoding LOW QUALITY PROTEIN: uncharacterized protein LOC119466186 (The sequence of the model RefSeq protein was modified relative to this genomic sequence to represent the inferred CDS: inserted 1 base in 1 codon); translated protein: MNDENCSDRVSVALPLSRINRYVDKACETSRCLTEVEEVYYAGHVVECAVETAENARFDFLAFVLQTTAINTAPHEVKITVCDSVVDRASCSCKAGNYKCKHIVAVLLHINAAKTFDKLSPTDQPQKWGKEHKERVKQKYEPRAIVDLPCAKKVKSKRPPQLEGNILERLLQNVSHQSAAKMHLERDTQLETESTLNPAVEAGCSTSEPAPKDLTLIGSVKELRSVLGISSEVTPEMLLQHLQESKSREDIIMIERLTRDQGKCSLWLHHRVGMITASIAYSTRVKTKMGPHDLRSLIKKXMRQNNVRTATMCRGSTLEGSARKCYQSQRASHENLVVRQCGLFIMEGRPYMGASPDVLVKCNCCPERVLEIKCPESMKKFLEENMEKNKEKVLTQNLKRATTYFCQVEVQMVITGVPHADLFVIVNEQDNICITVPFDEAYFSDVVERSSYFFEQYILPHVLST